In the genome of Triticum urartu cultivar G1812 chromosome 5, Tu2.1, whole genome shotgun sequence, one region contains:
- the LOC125508318 gene encoding protein FAR-RED IMPAIRED RESPONSE 1-like, translating into MPFGLFVGVNNHFQSIILGGVLLRDETTETFEWVFKEFASLTGGKAPKTILTDQARAMERAICSQWPDTTHRWCKWHVLQKAREHLGSVYSKNSDFRDEFHKLLEYMVTVDEFETAWAGLIEKYQLAEHPWLTQIYEVRAKWAKPYFAGVFCARMTSTQRSESANHMLKNYVQPASSMNNFVRQYQKLLFDRQSEEDFQAKKTRVGGVAFNPGVPLEYHASKVYTAAMYELFQHAIYLSGSFVLQEAWQTEQGMVYVVDHIYAERRQSWSRTQYHVLFHQGSGGYLCECGLYSHMGMLCCHAIRVLLHLGVREIPEVHIMKRWTKNAWENLPEQLMIYKACNSALKDATYRHSSLYSKALEIVQMGDKNTEAYGAAMKQLLDAISVLNDINQESDGRGLNDQATAQAHDQDVPVTPGANGLSGSMNVVSRKRDRGRPTNARAKPGYENVSKPRTKFCSICRGRGHKASGCPSYGGVAKKQRKVPKCTKCGLKGHKRNNCSGRMFGVFQ; encoded by the exons ATGCCGTTTGGTCTTTTTGTTGGTGTCAACAATCACTTTCAGAGCATCATCCTTGGAGGAGTGTTGCTTCGCGATGAAACAACTGAGACTTTTGAGTGGGTGTTCAAGGAATTTGCATCTTTGACGGGAGGGAAGGCTCCAAAAACAATACTCACGG ACCAAGCCCGTGCAATGGAGAGGGCTATATGTTCCCAGTGGCCTGATACAACTCACAGATGGTGCAAATGGCATGTATTGCAAAAAGCAAGGGAACATCTAGGTTCTGTTTATTCAAAAAACAGTGATTTCAGAGACGAGTTTCACAAACTTCTCGAGTATATGGTCACAGTAGACGAGTTTGAAACCGCATGGGCCGGCTTGATTGAGAAATATCAACTTGCAGAACACCCATGGCTCACTCAAATATATGAAGTTAGAGCAAAATGGGCAAAGCCATATTTTGCAGGAGTGTTCTGCGCAAGGATGACGAGCACACAGCGTTCTGAGAGTGCAAACCATATGCTCAAGAATTACGTGCAGCCGGCATCGTCCATGAACAATTTTGTGAGGCAGTATCAAAAATTATTGTTTGATCGACAATCAGAGGAAGATTTTCAAGCGAAGAAGACTCGTGTG GGTGGCGTTGCCTTCAACCCGGGAGTGCCTCTAGAATACCATGCAAGCAAGGTCTACACTGCGGCTATGTATGAGCTGTTCCAACACGCAATTTACTTGTCAGGGTCATTTGTGTTACAAGAGGCCTGGCAGACAGAACAAGGCATGGTCTACGTCGTTGACCACATCTATGCAGAGAGGAGGCAATCATGGTCCAGGACACAATATCATGTTCTGTTTCATCAGGGGTCCGGAGGATATTTATGTGAGTGTGGTCTTTACTCACATATGGGCATGCTGTGCTGTCATGCTATTCGG GTGCTGCTACATCTCGGAGTTAGGGAGATCCCAGAAGTACACATCATGAAGAGATGGACGAAGAACGCCTGGGAGAACCTGCCAGAGCAACTGATGATATATAAAGCATGCAATTCTGCACTGAAGGACGCAACTTATCGGCACTCTTCCTTGTACAGTAAGGCGCTCGAGATTGTCCAAATGGGGGATAAGAACACTGAAGCTTACGGAGCTGCAATGAAGCAGTTGCTGGACGCAATAAGTGTTCTAAATGATATCAACCAGGAGAGCGATGGGCGAGGGTTAAATGATCAAGCCACTGCTCAAGCACATGACCAAGATGTCCCTGTGACACCAGGAGCAAATGGTCTGTCAGGTTCAATGAATGTTGTATCACGCAAGAGGGATCGAGGCAGGCCAACAAACGCAAGAGCAAAGCCAGGTTATGAAAATGTCAGCAAGCCAAGAACAAAGTTTTGCTCAATCTGTAGAGGGAGGGGTCACAAAGCATCGGGATGCCCCTCATATGGAGGTGTAGCAAAGAAACAAAGGAAAGTTCCAAAGTGTACAAAGTGCGGCCTGAAAGGCCACAAGAGGAATAACTGCTCAGGAAGAATGTTCGGCGTCTTCCAGTGA